The Dasypus novemcinctus isolate mDasNov1 chromosome 2, mDasNov1.1.hap2, whole genome shotgun sequence genome contains the following window.
TCCGCAGATTAGGATGAGAGGTTGGAAAGCAAGTGGGCCTGGAAGGTGGGGAGTGGAGTGGAGGCCCCACAAGGAGGTGACAGCGAGCTGAGACTAAAGGCtgagtgtggggggagggggtatcCTGGCTCCTGGTGTGTCAGAGGAACAGAAAAGAGGCCGGTGGCTAGGGGCCGGGTGTAGGTAGCCCAGATTGTGGTGGGCTGTGGAGGCCGCAGTAAGGAGCTtggtggttttcttttgttttttcctgggAGGCCATTGGAGGGTTTAAAGTTCGGTATGAACACCCAGGGTGAAAGCACCCCCCTTTCCCTGCCTGGGCCTGGGTCTGCCAACTTTCCAATGAGGGGTGTAATAAGGTTCCTCTGACCAACCCCACAGcacccctttctcctctggggaCTGTTGCGTGCGATTCCACACCCTCGGGAACCAACTCGGGGTTGGGGAGCAATTGCAGCAGCCGAGGCCTCTCCCGGCCAGGGGCTTGGTGCAGGAGCCTCCCGCTTGCTCTGGCTTCCTCGGGGATCGCCCCGTGCTCCTGTCCCTCTCGTCTCGGCCGGCCTCCCGGAACACAGGCCCATTCTCACGTGCTCCATTCTGGAGAGCGGGCCGCAGTTACGCCCCCTGGCGAGGCCAGCTCTTGGCTGTCTGGGAGGGTGGTAGCTCCTCAGAAAGGTGGCACACATCTGGCACATTGCACTGAGCCCCAGCCAAGGGGCACATTGCACTGAGGGGAAATCCCCTGTGTGGACAAGTGAGGAAGAATGAGGAATAAAGCTGGTGCCAGATCACAGAGTCTTGTCCACTAGGCTACGGGGCTTCCGCCTTATCCTGTGGACATGGGGAAGCTACTGAAAGCgtctgtgttgttttttaaaccaGCTTTCTAAAGGTGCCATTTATATATCATCATATTATAAAACCCCCTGTTTTAAAAGTACAATTTAGTGCTTTTTGGTAAATTTACAGGGCGGCACAACTACGGCCATAATCTAGTTGTAGACTATTCCGTCATCCCTGAAGGATCCCCAGTGCCCCATTTACAGTGACCCCTGCCCCACACCCAGCCCCAGGCCACCGCTGATCTACCTCGGGCCTCCGCCCCTGCCAGGCGTGGGGCAAGGGAGGGGGTGAACCTGGCAGGGGCTCTAGGCGCCAGGGCTGGGGCCGGTGGACCTGTTCGGAGGCTGCTCGATCCCTGCTCCTCACTGGCCAAGTGCCAGGCAGGTACCAGGTTCTGTGCTGGAGGCTGGGTCTGAAATGAATGAAATCTGTCTATTCTGATGAGCCCGGTGAGAAAACTTGGCGCGTGGCCAGTGGCTGCCAGGATGGGGTGGAGGAGAGGAGCGATGTGGACCTCTCTCCCGACTCTGGCCTCTTCCCCTTTCTAGGTGGACAGCACCCAGGACAAGAAGGCCCCCCCGACGCAGTCTCAGAGCCGGAGTTGTACGGAACTGCACAAGCACCTCACCTCGGTGCCATCCTGCCCCCAGGCCAAAGCCCGCTCCTCAGTTAGGGGCCTGCAGCCACCACCCGCCTTGAGTGCCCGGCTCTCTGCCAAGGAGGATGAGGAGCTGGGGGAGGACTGTCCGAGCCCCTGGCCAGCCCCAGCCTCTCCCCAGACCTCCCCAGCCCAGGGTAGGGCAGAGCCCGGTGCCCAGATTTCCCAGGAGGACATGCAGGCAGTGGTGCAGCTGATTCGCTACATGCACACCTACTGCCTCCCCCAGAGGAAGAGGCCCCCAGGGGCCCCAGAGCCAGCCCCCCAGCCCAGCGGCAGCCCCTCCAAGCAGGTCAGACCCCCTCCCCGCTCCCGGCACCCCTCCAAAGCTTCCTGGGCTGAGTTCTCCATCCTGAGGGAACTTTTGGCTCAAGATGTGCTCTGCGATGTCAGCAAACCCTACCGCCTGGCCACGCCCGTCTACGCCTCCCTCACGCCCCGGGCCAGGCCCAGGACCCCCAAGGACAGCCAGGCCTCCCCTGGCCACCCATCTCCAGTGGAGGAGGTGAGGATCGCGACTTCGCCCAAGAGCACCGGGCCCAGGCCGAGCCTGCGTCCGCTGCGGCTGGAGGTGAGAGGGGAAGTGAACCGGCCTGCCAGGCTGCAGCCGCAGGAGGAGGACGACGAGGAGGAcgacgaggaggaggaggaggacgatgaggacgaggaggaggaggagaaggaggaggaagagtggGGCAGGAGAAGACCGGGCCGAGGCCTCCCGTGGACCAAGGCGGGGGGGCGGCTGGAGAGCTCCGTGTGCCCCGTGCGGCGGTCGAGGAGGCTGAACCCCACGCTGGGGCCCTGGCTGGCGTTCACCGACGAGCCGCTGGTCCCCCCGGAGCCCCGGGCTGCCCTGCCCTCGCCGGGCCTGGCTCCTGGGGCCAACGACGCGGACGGGCAGCTGAGCACCCCCACGGACGAGGACGGTGGCCAAGACCAGCAGCGCCTCCTGGGACCCCAGATCCCAGCTCTGGAGAGCCCCTGTGAGAGTGGGTGTGGGGATGCAGACGAGGACCCCAGCTGCCCGCGGCTCGCTTCCCGAGGTAGTCAGGGGTGGTGGCCtgcaggagagggggcagggatggggcagCGCACGCCCACTGGGCAGGGCCCAGGAGCCCAGTGTTCAGGGCCCCCGGGGGCTGTGCCATGCTGGGCAAGtccctccctctctgcccccaGCTTCCCTTTCCGCGCAGCGGGACGGGTGGAGAAGATGGCCCCATCCGGCCCCGAGCTTTCCATCATGCGCGGGACAGGTGCCATTTAATGAACAAAGAAGCAAGACCCCTGCCCGACCCCTGCCCTCATTTTGGAAGAGATGAGcaattaaaaaagtaaacaaaaatggaaaattataacaAATTATAAGTGCTACAAAGAATATGTATTGAGTTGTGTGCCAGAAGGTGCAAGTCCATAAAtcagctttttgttttaaaactatCATAATAGTggcaataataatatttattgagcacttactgtgccTAAGTCTAAGACTTCACACAGATTATCTACATTTTATGATGAAGAAAACAGATGTTTAGTGATCAGCCCAATTACTTCGGCCTTTATCTGTCTGGTTAGTGGTGGAGCCAGAATCCAAGCCCTTGGCCGGCCGCTGGTCTTTGGAGCTGGAGCTTttcaccactgagccacacactGTTTGACCACGGGGGTCGCACTCACACCCATCTGCCATTCACGTTGCTGAGACCCGGGGGTGGATAGAAGGTTGGATCGAATCGTTTCTGCCCTTGCCTAAAACTGTAGGAGCGTTTGGATTGTGTGCCCAAGGGTAGTTGTCATCAGTACCAGGGGAAGGTGGGGTCCAGCCTCCAGAAGGGGAACATCTGCTAGCAATGCCACGTAGgtgaatgtttcttttttgtctttttttcagaCTCTCCCAGATGCCTCATGTTGGCCTTGTCACAAAGGTACAgttttaggagttactgggagATTATTCCGTGAAGCTTTGTCTTGTTGGGTGTGTGGACGAGGGAGAGGTTGGTCAGCCCCAGAGCCTGGCCCTGTCCCCGAGCCCCCGCCCTGATTGCCGTGTGGAGCTCTTGGGAGCTGGGCTTCCTTGGAGGGAGTTTGCTTTTGAAAGCTGGTCTCTGCAGGTCCGGGAGAGATGGGGAATCAAGGCCTCAGGCTACTTCAAAAACCGTCCTCTTGAGGACCCTGGAAGGAGTTCTGTCTGTAGGGAAAGCTGGCAGTGCTGGGACTGGGGGCACGTCCCTCCCTGCCTCTGGGCCTCGGTCGCTCCATCTGCAGAAGAAGGAGGCTGACACTGCTTCTCCCCCTCCGCCTTCCAGCAAGCATCTCCCGTCCATGCTTTGAATTCCCCTGCCGGCCAGGATGGGAGGACCCCCCAGAAAATTCTGCCCAGACCCCTCTTCCACGGGCAGCGGAACCAGGGTCCCTCGCAGCCTCCCTTGCTGCCCGCGAGTGCCGGGGGAGGTGGGAGCCTGCTACTGAccggcctctttcctttctgccctccccgcccccgccagcGACCCCCCTTTTGGCAAGAAAAGCTTTGAGCAGACCTTGACAGTGGAGCTCTGTGGCACGGCAGGTGAGCCAGGGGTTCAGCTGGTGGGGAGGACTCGGGGGGAAGAGGCTGGTGAGACCCCTGGCGGCGAGTCCCACATGCTGAGCAGCCCCTTGGGCCGAGAGTGGGGAGGGGGTGCCTGATTCAGCCCTGCCACCTTCCCCATGGTGACATGATGAGGGTGGATGGGGccggccagggcctggggctcggcCATTCAGCTGCCAGTTGTGGGCACAGAAGGTGAGGTCGGGATTGGGGAAGGTGGACACGCAGTGTGTGCCCCAGAGGAGCCAGTGGTCCTGTCGGGGAGACAGACCTGTCCGTGACCAGTGCTGTGCACCGTGTGCTCGTTCAGAAGTCTGTGCACGAGCTCTGGGGACAGGGGGAGGCTGTAGACACCCAGGGCAGGGGACACTGGTGCTGGACCCAGAGAAGCAGCACAAGCCAAGGCTTGGAGGAGTGAAAGTGCGGGGTGCAGTGCTGCGTTGCTGGGTGGCGGAACTGGGGGTCTGGAAAGAGCAGTCACAAAAGGGTCAGAATGCAGATCAGGACTGGGCTGAAAAGGGCTGAGGGATGCCAGGCTGAAGTGTTTGATCTTTACCCTGTAGGTGTAGCGGCCCCAGAGAACAAAAGGTGGACATTTTAGAAAAGTCCCTGGGGTGCGCTGGGGAGGATGGAGGCCAAGCTCAGATGCAGGAGACTGCTCTGTGGTGGTGGAGCCCAGGTAGGAGATGACGAGTGTGTGTGGCACCAGCCCCGCTCCACTCGGGGAGATGCCAGAGGCAGTTAGGAGGTACAGTTCGGAGGACCTGCACGTGGAACAAGAGGAGAGATCTTGGAAGACTGAGAGGTTTCTGGTACCATGGCCAGGCTACAGAAGGGACAGCGAATGCATTTCATCTCACACGCAGATGCCAGAGAATTGGGGCTGGCTGCCTAGAGCACTGTGTCGACAAGGGGTTCCGGGCCGAGCCCAGGCTCAGCAGTAGTGCAGGGATCAGCTAGCGAGGTCGCCTGGGGTTGGGGGACGCTGACACACAGGCCACTTGTTTGCCATCCCAGGCGAGGGTATTTGTGTCCTGGGGACATGCTCGGTCTCCAGCTCACGTATCTCCTCCCGCTTGGACAGGACTCACCCCACCAACCACGCCTCCGTACAAGCCTGCGGAGGAGGACCCCTTCAAGCCGGACACCAAGCCCAGCCTGGGCAAGGACGGAGCTCCCAGCCTCCGCTCCCCCGAGGGCCTCCAGCGGGGGGCCGCCACGGGGGCTGCCCACAGGCTGCCGAAGAAGCAGCCGGTGCACAGCGAGCTCCTGTCCCACCTGCGGCATGCCACGGCCCAGCCGGCCTCCCAGGCTGGCCAGAAGCGCCCCTTCTCCTGTTCCTTTGGCGACCACGACTACTGCCAGGTGCTCAAGCCTGAGGGCGCCCTGCAGAGGAAGGTGCTGAGGTCCTGGGAGCCGTCTGGGGTCCACCTGGAGGACTGTCCCCAGCCAGGAGCCCCCCGAGCTGAGGTGCAGGTGACAGGCAGGGTGGAAGACAGAGGCGGCAGTGCCGGCGCCCCCACCAAGGACAGTACGCTGCTGAGAGACCACGAGATCCGCGCCAGCCTCACCAAGCATTTCGGGCTTCTGGAGAGCGCCCTGGAGGACGAAGACGTGGCCTCGTGCAAGAGCCCCGAGTATGATACCGTCTTTGAGgacggcagcagcagcagcggtgAGAGCAGCTTCCtcctggaggaagaggaggaggaggaggacaatGAAGAGGAGGACTCAGGGGTCAGCCCCTCTCGCTCTGACCACTGCCCCTACCAGAGCCCCCCAAGCAAGGCCAGTCGGCAGCTCTGTTCCCGCAGCCGCTCCAGCTCTGGCTCCTCGTCCTGCCACTCCCGGTCGCCGGCCACCCGAAGGACCTTCAGGTATGGATGGGGCAGCCTGTGGAAGGACGGGGAgtggggagggcagagggaggagcCCCGGGAACCTCGTTCTTCAACTGGGGGCTGCATCTCCCCAGGTGGCCCGTGTCCTCCTTAGAGGGTCTGAGCACAGCGTCCTCCTTAGGTGAGTCTTGGGGACAAGTAAGACCTGGCATGTGGCAGCCAGGAGTGTCCCGTAATCCAGgcctggggagagaaataaaacccACTTCAGGCCATGTGCAGCCTCATGTCTAAATGAGCTTACCCACGATTCATCTGTGTTCTTTGCTTTTGTATTTGTAAAGTCAagaggtttttgtgtggacatgtatGTACCCACACTAATGAAAACCCAA
Protein-coding sequences here:
- the PPARGC1B gene encoding peroxisome proliferator-activated receptor gamma coactivator 1-beta — protein: MAGNDCGALLDEELSSFFLNYLADTQVEGSGEEQLCADFPELDLSQLDASDFDTATCFEELQWCPENSESEPSQYSPDDSELFQIIDGENEALLAALAKTLGAIPEDDTGLTTFPALDDGGAPSCASASPAPSSAPPSPSLERPPAPASEVDELSLLQKLLLATSSSTPSADTQKEGISWRQAGPRSKNQRTCLKVDSTQDKKAPPTQSQSRSCTELHKHLTSVPSCPQAKARSSVRGLQPPPALSARLSAKEDEELGEDCPSPWPAPASPQTSPAQGRAEPGAQISQEDMQAVVQLIRYMHTYCLPQRKRPPGAPEPAPQPSGSPSKQVRPPPRSRHPSKASWAEFSILRELLAQDVLCDVSKPYRLATPVYASLTPRARPRTPKDSQASPGHPSPVEEVRIATSPKSTGPRPSLRPLRLEVRGEVNRPARLQPQEEDDEEDDEEEEEDDEDEEEEEKEEEEWGRRRPGRGLPWTKAGGRLESSVCPVRRSRRLNPTLGPWLAFTDEPLVPPEPRAALPSPGLAPGANDADGQLSTPTDEDGGQDQQRLLGPQIPALESPCESGCGDADEDPSCPRLASRDSPRCLMLALSQSDPPFGKKSFEQTLTVELCGTAGLTPPTTPPYKPAEEDPFKPDTKPSLGKDGAPSLRSPEGLQRGAATGAAHRLPKKQPVHSELLSHLRHATAQPASQAGQKRPFSCSFGDHDYCQVLKPEGALQRKVLRSWEPSGVHLEDCPQPGAPRAEVQVTGRVEDRGGSAGAPTKDSTLLRDHEIRASLTKHFGLLESALEDEDVASCKSPEYDTVFEDGSSSSGESSFLLEEEEEEEDNEEEDSGVSPSRSDHCPYQSPPSKASRQLCSRSRSSSGSSSCHSRSPATRRTFRCESRGPCSEGTPSVRHARKRREKAIGEGRMVYIRNLSSDMSSRELKRRFEVFGEIVECQVLTRSKRGEKYGLITYRCSEHAALSLRNGAALRKRNEPSFQLSFGRLRHFCWPRYTDYDSNSEEALPMSVKNKYEAMDFDSLLKEAQQSLH